One window from the genome of Gimesia aquarii encodes:
- the rpmC gene encoding 50S ribosomal protein L29: MTKASELREMNDEQLSFALQETQKELFQLRFQAATERLDAPSNIKRLRREIARIQTIQRERDLSLQKNA, translated from the coding sequence ATGACCAAAGCGAGTGAATTACGAGAGATGAATGACGAGCAATTATCATTCGCTCTGCAGGAAACACAAAAAGAGTTGTTTCAGTTGCGGTTTCAAGCGGCAACTGAAAGGCTTGATGCACCGAGTAACATCAAGCGACTAAGACGTGAAATTGCACGAATCCAGACAATTCAGCGTGAGCGTGACTTAAGTCTGCAAAAGAATGCTTAA
- the rpsC gene encoding 30S ribosomal protein S3, with protein MGQKVRPTGFRIGVVEDWRSRWYASKKDFGALLVEDQKVRKFIQTKYKFAGIPKVEIERTRDQVVVHLFTARPGIIIGRKGQEVDRLKAELEDLTGRRMELKIIEVDNALQSAALVAEDIAQQLSKRGSFRRTIKRALDQVMETGVHGIKIELSGRLGGAEMSRREKASRGSIPLSTLQRHVDYGFREAHTTFGVIGVKVWIDLGDYSDEENRDGANAKAGQAPQKPKRAHKR; from the coding sequence ATGGGGCAAAAAGTTCGACCAACCGGATTTCGAATCGGCGTGGTAGAAGACTGGAGAAGTCGCTGGTATGCCTCCAAGAAAGATTTTGGGGCACTGTTGGTTGAAGACCAGAAAGTCCGTAAATTTATTCAAACGAAGTATAAGTTTGCCGGTATTCCTAAAGTCGAGATCGAACGAACTCGCGATCAGGTTGTGGTACACTTATTTACGGCTCGCCCCGGAATTATTATTGGTCGTAAGGGACAGGAAGTTGACCGGTTAAAAGCAGAACTGGAAGACCTGACCGGTCGCCGTATGGAATTGAAGATTATTGAAGTTGATAATGCACTGCAAAGTGCAGCATTAGTTGCGGAAGATATCGCTCAGCAATTATCGAAGCGCGGTAGCTTTCGTCGCACAATTAAACGTGCCCTGGACCAGGTAATGGAAACGGGCGTTCATGGAATTAAAATCGAGCTTTCAGGTCGATTGGGTGGAGCAGAAATGTCGCGGCGTGAAAAAGCAAGCCGTGGCTCAATTCCACTCTCGACTTTGCAACGACATGTTGACTACGGATTCCGCGAGGCACACACCACCTTCGGAGTCATCGGAGTGAAAGTTTGGATCGACCTTGGTGATTATTCAGATGAGGAGAATCGCGATGGCGCTAATGCCAAAGCGGGTCAAGCACCGCAAAAGCCAAAGAGGGCGCATAAAAGGTAA
- the rplP gene encoding 50S ribosomal protein L16, giving the protein MALMPKRVKHRKSQRGRIKGNATRGNTVAFGEWGLQSLDPGHIAANTIEACRIAATQYVRGEGKLYIRIFPQKSVTSRPLETRMGKGKGEPDHWVAVIKPGTVLFELSGVSKEAAKRCFARVAHKLPVNVRLVERRPSI; this is encoded by the coding sequence ATGGCGCTAATGCCAAAGCGGGTCAAGCACCGCAAAAGCCAAAGAGGGCGCATAAAAGGTAATGCGACACGTGGTAACACTGTTGCCTTTGGTGAATGGGGCTTACAATCTCTGGATCCTGGGCACATAGCAGCAAATACCATTGAAGCTTGCCGTATTGCAGCAACACAATATGTTCGAGGTGAAGGTAAACTTTATATCCGCATCTTTCCTCAGAAGTCGGTTACATCCCGTCCTCTGGAGACCCGTATGGGTAAAGGAAAAGGGGAGCCGGATCACTGGGTTGCCGTCATTAAGCCGGGCACAGTGTTGTTTGAATTATCGGGAGTTTCGAAAGAGGCAGCAAAACGTTGTTTTGCACGTGTCGCACATAAGCTACCAGTGAATGTCAGGTTGGTCGAACGCCGCCCTTCCATTTGA
- the rplX gene encoding 50S ribosomal protein L24 — translation MKIRRGDSVIVITGADAGDTPRRVLNVVDGGKKITVENVNRVFKHVKRGHPKSPQGGRLEVEMPIDTSNVKFYCEACSAPTRVGYRYTKDGSKERFCKSCSASVGTISPAKAKYQQQ, via the coding sequence ATGAAGATACGACGTGGCGATTCTGTGATCGTAATCACCGGAGCAGATGCAGGCGATACACCTCGACGTGTGTTGAACGTAGTAGATGGTGGTAAAAAAATAACAGTAGAAAATGTGAATCGTGTGTTTAAGCACGTAAAGCGCGGGCATCCCAAAAGTCCCCAGGGTGGACGATTGGAAGTGGAAATGCCCATCGATACTTCGAATGTGAAATTTTATTGTGAAGCATGTAGTGCACCGACCCGCGTTGGTTATCGTTACACCAAAGATGGCAGCAAAGAACGGTTCTGTAAATCTTGCAGTGCATCAGTGGGGACAATCAGCCCCGCGAAAGCAAAGTATCAGCAACAATAA
- the rplV gene encoding 50S ribosomal protein L22 — translation MGQVRATHKFARISATKVRPFADLVRGMTTSEGLDSLKYLPNRGARFLEKVIKSAVANAEDKGARNVEGLKITEARVDGGPMFKRIQPRARGMAYTIRRRMSHIHIAIEAPELP, via the coding sequence ATGGGACAAGTTCGAGCAACACATAAATTTGCACGAATTTCAGCAACGAAAGTTCGTCCTTTTGCGGATCTGGTTCGAGGAATGACAACTTCCGAAGGTTTGGATTCTTTAAAGTATCTTCCAAACCGAGGAGCACGTTTTCTCGAAAAAGTCATCAAAAGTGCGGTCGCCAATGCTGAAGACAAAGGTGCCCGTAATGTTGAGGGTCTGAAGATTACAGAAGCACGCGTTGATGGCGGGCCGATGTTCAAGCGGATTCAGCCCCGTGCCAGAGGTATGGCATATACCATCAGACGCCGAATGTCACACATTCATATTGCAATTGAAGCACCAGAGCTTCCTTAA
- the rpsS gene encoding 30S ribosomal protein S19 — MGRSLKKGPYVDVKLLKKIEKLNESGKKESIKTWARASTIAPEFVGHTFLVHNGRAHLSVYVTEEMVGHKLGEFSQTRTFRGHTAKKK, encoded by the coding sequence ATGGGTCGCTCACTGAAAAAAGGGCCTTATGTTGATGTAAAGCTTCTCAAAAAGATTGAGAAGCTGAACGAATCGGGTAAAAAAGAATCGATTAAGACATGGGCTCGGGCTTCAACCATTGCTCCGGAATTTGTAGGCCACACATTCCTGGTGCATAATGGGCGCGCTCACTTAAGCGTATATGTTACCGAAGAAATGGTAGGGCATAAATTGGGTGAATTTTCCCAGACCCGCACCTTTCGCGGCCATACCGCTAAGAAGAAATAA
- the rplN gene encoding 50S ribosomal protein L14 has translation MIQMQTDLDVCDNSGAKVARCIKVLGGTGRRTAEVGDVIVVSIQKTLAGSTIKKGQVVRGVIVRTKYPCRRDDGSYVRFDSNAMVLLDGEGNPRGTRIFGAVARELRERKYMKIISLANEVV, from the coding sequence ATGATTCAGATGCAAACTGATCTGGATGTGTGTGATAATTCAGGGGCCAAAGTAGCGCGCTGCATTAAAGTGCTGGGTGGTACTGGACGCCGGACCGCTGAAGTCGGCGACGTGATTGTCGTCAGTATCCAGAAGACGCTGGCTGGTAGTACCATCAAAAAAGGCCAGGTCGTACGTGGTGTGATTGTCCGCACAAAGTATCCTTGTCGTCGCGATGATGGAAGCTATGTAAGATTTGACAGTAATGCGATGGTCTTACTAGATGGTGAGGGAAATCCTCGAGGAACACGTATTTTTGGCGCAGTGGCCCGTGAACTTCGAGAACGCAAATACATGAAAATTATTAGTCTGGCAAACGAGGTAGTCTGA